The following are from one region of the Clostridium sp. CM027 genome:
- a CDS encoding type II toxin-antitoxin system Phd/YefM family antitoxin: protein MIAIGYSNVRQNFKNYCDKATKDFETIIITRERGDNVVMLSESAYNNLMENLYVRSDPTYYNELLKSIDQLKMGKGIKRELLDE, encoded by the coding sequence ATGATCGCTATAGGTTACTCGAATGTAAGACAGAATTTTAAAAATTATTGCGACAAAGCTACAAAAGATTTTGAAACCATTATTATTACTCGCGAGCGTGGTGACAACGTGGTTATGTTATCTGAATCAGCATATAATAACCTTATGGAAAATTTGTACGTTAGAAGTGATCCCACCTATTATAATGAATTGTTGAAATCTATTGACCAATTAAAAATGGGAAAGGGAATTAAAAGGGAACTGCTTGATGAATAA
- a CDS encoding Txe/YoeB family addiction module toxin, with protein MNKIFSEVSWEHYVYWQSEDKKILRKINELIKDIERNGNECLGKPEALKHELVGYWSRRITDVHRLIYSIDDENIYVASCKGHYH; from the coding sequence ATGAATAAGATTTTTTCAGAGGTATCATGGGAGCATTATGTATATTGGCAGTCAGAGGATAAAAAAATATTAAGAAAAATTAATGAACTTATAAAAGACATTGAAAGAAACGGAAATGAATGTCTAGGAAAGCCGGAAGCATTAAAGCATGAGTTGGTCGGTTATTGGAGTCGAAGAATAACAGATGTTCATAGACTTATATATAGTATTGATGATGAAAATATCTATGTTGCAAGCTGCAAAGGACATTATCACTAA
- a CDS encoding replication initiation protein gives MITDLTKANNNWIYQSNKLIEASYSFTVLEQKLIRLLASMITKDDVDLKEYQFLATDLSKTLNIHKRNIYRELDRVTDKLMARFIKMKNDDTEEFDKFHLIKTAKLRNGILILKIDEDMKYFYLKLNWYTKYQLKNIMQFKSTYSFRLYELLKQYEGIGSRLISIADLRIGLDIEKEQYPKYSNLKQKVINVAQNEINLKTDISFDYEEIKTGRKVTSIKFYIKINKDNDIATDEVCATMVTKSTSEENKYSIEDITVVQNIFKEDITADDAKSILTTAKGNLEIIKEKYDLPRKTDVANIVGWVRDAITGNYKAPKGKTNAVGSFNDYEQRKYDFDKLEDTLLGKNDDKSNKEDNMGWEEKTAEGMSVKDMVDDVRKALNSETSTGSVIT, from the coding sequence ATGATAACAGATTTAACAAAAGCAAATAATAATTGGATATATCAGAGCAATAAATTGATTGAAGCGTCTTATTCATTTACAGTATTGGAACAAAAATTAATTAGATTGCTCGCAAGTATGATAACAAAAGATGATGTTGATTTAAAAGAATATCAATTTTTAGCGACCGATTTAAGTAAGACCTTAAACATTCATAAAAGAAATATTTACAGGGAATTAGATCGTGTCACAGATAAATTAATGGCAAGGTTTATAAAAATGAAAAATGACGATACCGAAGAGTTTGATAAATTCCATTTAATAAAAACAGCAAAATTACGAAATGGGATATTAATATTGAAAATCGATGAAGATATGAAGTATTTTTACTTGAAACTGAATTGGTATACAAAATACCAATTAAAAAATATTATGCAATTTAAAAGTACTTATTCGTTTAGACTTTATGAGTTATTAAAACAGTATGAGGGCATAGGCAGTAGATTAATAAGTATTGCGGATTTAAGAATTGGATTAGATATCGAAAAAGAACAGTATCCAAAGTATTCAAATTTAAAACAAAAGGTAATAAATGTTGCTCAAAATGAAATAAATCTAAAAACCGATATATCATTTGATTATGAAGAAATCAAGACAGGTAGAAAAGTTACAAGTATTAAATTTTATATAAAGATCAATAAAGATAATGACATAGCAACAGACGAGGTTTGTGCTACTATGGTGACTAAATCTACCAGTGAGGAAAACAAGTACTCAATTGAGGATATAACGGTGGTACAAAACATCTTCAAAGAAGATATAACAGCAGACGATGCAAAATCTATATTAACCACTGCCAAAGGTAACTTAGAAATTATTAAAGAAAAGTATGATCTACCAAGAAAAACAGATGTCGCGAATATAGTTGGTTGGGTGCGTGACGCAATCACTGGCAATTATAAAGCACCTAAAGGCAAGACCAATGCTGTTGGTAGTTTCAATGACTACGAGCAAAGAAAGTATGACTTTGATAAGTTGGAAGATACTTTATTAGGTAAAAATGATGATAAATCAAATAAAGAAGATAATATGGGATGGGAAGAAAAAACTGCAGAGGGTATGAGTGTGAAGGATATGGTGGATGATGTGAGAAAAGCGTTGAACTCAGAGACTTCCACAGGGAGTGTAATCACATAG